The Streptomyces sp. DG1A-41 genomic sequence ACCGCCGAGACCGGCGGCGAGCAGGCTGAGGACGCCCTCCGAGCGCAGGGCGGCCACCGCGTTGCGGACGCCCTCGGCCGGGTCGTCCACGTACTCCAGGACGCCGTGGCACAGCACCACGTCGTAGCCGCCGCGCTCGGCCACGTCGAAGAGGCCGTGGGCGTCGCCCTGCACGCCCTTCACCCGGTCGGCGACTCCCGCCTCGGCGGCGCGGCGCTCCAGAGCGAACAGCGCGTTGGGGCTGGGGTCGACGACGGTGACCCGGTGACCGAGACGGGCGACGGGCACCGCGAAGTTGCCGCTGCCGCCCCCGGTGTCGAGGACGTCCAGCGACTCCCGGCCCGTGGCCTTGACCCGGCGGTCCAGGGCGTCCTGGAGGACCTCCCAGACCACGGCGGTACGGAGTGAGGCGCGGGGGCGCATCGGGTCCGACACGGCAGTTGACTCCTCGGCGCGGCACCGCCTCTTGCACGGCGGAGCGAACGGGGTTGCCTTCCCCGGCCCCGGCGACGGGGAGGGAAGACTTCAGGCGCCCCCCACCCTATTGCCTCCGGCAGGGCAGCCGGCATGGCCCGGTCCTCAGCTGGACACGCGTGGGCGCGACCGGGCGGGCGCGCGCCCGCCGGTGCCCGCTCAGCCGGCGTCCGGCATGTCCCGCCCCTCCCCCGGCCCCTCCGGGTGGTCCTGGTCCGCGCGGGGCTGCGGGAGGACGGGCTGGAGGACCAGCATGCGCTCGACGAGGCGGAGGAACATCGCCACGTCCCGTATCAGGTCGTCGGCGTCCCGACTGCTGGCCGCGTCCTGGATACCCGCCTCGGCCCTGGCGCGGCGCCGGGCGCCGGAGGCGAACAGCGCGCTCCACTCGGACAGTTCGGGCGCGATCTCGGGGAGCACTTCCCAGGCGCTCCTGATCTTGGCCCGGGCCCGGGGCGAGGTCTCCGGCCGCCCTCGGGCTGCGAGCACGGCTGCGGCGGTGCGCAGGGCGGCGAGATGGGCCGTCGCGTAGCGCTCGTTCGGTGTTTCCAGGACGGCGGCCTCGTCGAGGCCGGCGCGGGCCTGGGCGAGCAGGTCGAGGGCTGCGGGCGGGGCCGTGGCCCGGCGCAGCACGGGGTGCACGTCGCTCGCCGGGCCGGTCAGTGAGGGGGCAGGGCCGGGGGCGCGGCGCCGGCGGGCGGCTGCTGCGTGATAGCTGGCCATGACGAACCTCCTGTCGTCTGTGTGACGGCACGTCCGGCTAGGAGTGCCGTATGTGACCCATCGTGAGGTATGGCACTGACAATCCGTTCTGACCTGCGATTTTGCTTCGATCGTAGGTTCGGGAGTAGTTTTGCACTGACCGGTCAGTTCAAAAACTTCAGTTCTCAATCGAAGGAGACTCGTGGGGGAACGAGTGGGAGGGGCGCGGGTCGCCGCCGAGGGCCTCGGGGTCAAGGGACCGCGCGGGTGGGCGTTCCGCGGGATCTCCGTCGACGCCGAGCCGGGATCGCTCATCGCGGTCGAGGGCCCGTCCGGATCCGGCCGTACGTGCCTGTTGCTCGCGCTGACGGGGCGGATGAAGATCGCGGAGGGCACCGCCATCGTCGGCGGGGCCCGGCTCCCCAAGCAGCTGTCGGCGGTACACCGCGTCAGTGCCCTGGCCCATGTGCCGGGGGTCACCGACCTCGACCCGGCCCTGACCGCCGACGAGCACCTGCGGGAGCGGGCGCTGCTCCAGCGGCGGTTCGGCGACTCCCTGCGCGGACTGCTGCGGCCCCCCGGCGAGCGGGCGGCCGAGGCCGCGCGGCGCGTCGACGCGGCACTGGCAGCCGCCGGTCTGGACCTGGAGGCGCTGCCCAAGGGCCCCCGTACCGCCGTGCGCGATCTGGGGCGTCTGGAGGCGCTGCGGCTGTCCATCGCCCTCGCGCTCGTCGGCCGGCCCCGGCTGCTCGGGGTCGACGACACCGACCTCAAGCTCTCGGACGCCGAGCGGGACGAGGTCTGGTCCCTGCTCAGGTCCCTCGCCGACGCCGGGACGACGGTCGTGGCGGTGTGCAGTGAGGCCCCCGAGGGCGCCGTCCGGGTGTCCACCCAGGCGATCCAGGACGACAGCGACGATCACCAGGCCGCCGAGGACGATAAGGCCGGCCAGGGAGAGGAGAAGGCCGATGCGCTCGCCGAGACTGGCCGCGCTTGAGCTCCGCCGCTTCGGCCGGGGCAAGCTGCCGCGCGCCGCGCTGGTCGCGCTGCTGGTGCTGCCGCTGCTGTACGGCGCGCTGTACCTGTGGTCGTTCTGGGACCCGTACGGCCGTCTGGACCGGATCCCCGTGGCGCTCGTGAACGACGACAAGGGGGCGACCGCCGACG encodes the following:
- a CDS encoding methyltransferase is translated as MSDPMRPRASLRTAVVWEVLQDALDRRVKATGRESLDVLDTGGGSGNFAVPVARLGHRVTVVDPSPNALFALERRAAEAGVADRVKGVQGDAHGLFDVAERGGYDVVLCHGVLEYVDDPAEGVRNAVAALRSEGVLSLLAAGLGGAVLARALAGHFKEARQALDDPNGRWGTGDPVPCRFTADQLTGLVEGAGLRVGAVHGVRVFADLVPGVLVDTEPGALEALLKLEEAAAELPAFHSVATQLHVLGETAGTDETSEAIETDGSVEA
- a CDS encoding SAV_6107 family HEPN domain-containing protein gives rise to the protein MASYHAAAARRRRAPGPAPSLTGPASDVHPVLRRATAPPAALDLLAQARAGLDEAAVLETPNERYATAHLAALRTAAAVLAARGRPETSPRARAKIRSAWEVLPEIAPELSEWSALFASGARRRARAEAGIQDAASSRDADDLIRDVAMFLRLVERMLVLQPVLPQPRADQDHPEGPGEGRDMPDAG
- a CDS encoding ATP-binding cassette domain-containing protein gives rise to the protein MGERVGGARVAAEGLGVKGPRGWAFRGISVDAEPGSLIAVEGPSGSGRTCLLLALTGRMKIAEGTAIVGGARLPKQLSAVHRVSALAHVPGVTDLDPALTADEHLRERALLQRRFGDSLRGLLRPPGERAAEAARRVDAALAAAGLDLEALPKGPRTAVRDLGRLEALRLSIALALVGRPRLLGVDDTDLKLSDAERDEVWSLLRSLADAGTTVVAVCSEAPEGAVRVSTQAIQDDSDDHQAAEDDKAGQGEEKADALAETGRA